Sequence from the Rutidosis leptorrhynchoides isolate AG116_Rl617_1_P2 unplaced genomic scaffold, CSIRO_AGI_Rlap_v1 contig312, whole genome shotgun sequence genome:
TGCCGTGATTAGCGCCAGTACGAACTTCTCTACCCTAGTGTACCTAGTCTCCGCATTCTGCGGCCTTCCTCCCGAACTAGCACGGCGCTTACTTACATATTATACAGCTAGGTAAACGATGAGAGGCTCTTGCTCTTTCGGCTTTGCCAGCAACGAAGGTGAGGCCAGGTAATTTTTGAGGTGCCGAAAGGCTTCTCAACATTCTTCGGTCCACTGGAAAATCTTGGCCTTCTTCTGCGTCTCAAAGAACGGTAGGCATTTATTCGGGACATAAATCGTCCCCTGCAATCCCGCCCTTCAGTCTCTGGACGTCCTTTACACACTCCGACCGAATCATGTCCATGATGGTCTTGATCTTGTCCAGGTTGGCCTCGATACCTCTTTGTGAAACCATGAGCCCCAAGAATTTTCCGGACTTAACGTCGAAAGCATATTTGGCGAGGTTCAGCTTCAACTTGTATTTCCTCAGGTCCGTTAGGTCTCGCACATGGTCCTCCTTTTGAACACTCTTCACCAACATATCGTTCACATATACCTCCATATTGCGGCCAATCTGGGATTTGAAGATCTTGTTGACTAGCCGCTGGTAGGTTGCCCAAGAATACTTCAAGCCGAAAGGCATGACAACATATCGATATAGCCCTTGGACGGTGATGAACGACACTTTGGGATATCTTTGAGAAGCACTAGGATCTGGTTATACCCACTGAAGGCGTCCATGAAGTTGAGGAGCTCATGGCTGGCCGTGGCATCGATGAGGATATCTATCCGTGGATGGGGGTAATGGTCCTTCGGACAGGTCTGATTCAAGTCTCGAAACTCAATGCATATCCGCCACTTGCCGTTACTCTTCTTTACCATGACCGGATTGGCCAACCATTCGGGGTACTTTAGTTCTTTGATGAACTCTGCTTTCATCAGCTTATCCACTTCCTGTGCTATAGCCTCTTGTCGCTCGGCAGCATAACCCCTCTTTTTTTTCTTAACATGCTTGCATGTCAGGTCCACGTTAACCCGATGGACCATAACTTCGGTGTCGATGCCGGACATGTGTGCGGCGGACCAAGGGAATACATCTTTGTTGCTCCTGAGGAACCTAATGATTTCCTCTCTCAATTCTCCTCGGAGTTTGGATCCTATGAAGGTGACCTTCTCGAAGTCCCCCTCCACCATCTAGATTGGGGTGAGCTACTTCACCGGCTCGGCGCGCAGGTTTTCGACCTCATCCCGGGCGTCAAAATTGACAGGGAAGGATCCTTCAGCAGGAGCGTCCTCGATCGCCAACAGGAGGTCAAGGATGACCGGCTCTTTTAGTGAAGTAAGGTAATAGCTAGGAGCGACCCCCTAATCCCCCCCCAGGCACATCCTATACTGTTCGGGGTAGGAAACTTCATGAGCTGATGGAGGAAGGAAGCTACCTCCTCGAACGCGGCGATACCATCTCGCCCGAGTATCATTTTATAACTGGTGAAGCCTCTCGTAACGAACCATGTGACCTCCCTGGTAAGGCGTATTTCCCCTTGTCCCAGGGTCATAAAAGGATTTGAACGGTTCCAGTACTGGGTGTTCGATCCGGTTAGCCACATAGATCGTTTCCCGCGGAAGAACTAGTTGCTCGTTACGGAGCCCCAATCCTTTATAGGCGGGGTAGTACATAATGTCAACTCCACTTCCATCGTGAACAAGGACCCTCCTTACCATGGTGTCGGCCACCCGTAAGGTGATGACCAGGGGGTCACTGTAGGGCTTGACGATTCCCCACCGAGTCTTCATCCGAGAATCCTATAGAAACTTCTGGACGGGGTCTCTTCCTAGGGTTCTCACCCTGGCCTATCGAGGGGACTTTCTTGTTTGTGTTCTGAGATGCCACCGCCTTCCCTGCTCCAGATCTAGCGTCAACCATTTGGAAAACTTAAAAGGAAGAGTTTTGATCATACCGATAGAAGGAAGGTAGAGGATAAATGGCTTTTAGACGCTTCCCCACAGTCGGTGCCAATGTTGTGACAAAAAAGATCACGGTGACGGAAGGGTCATTGTAGAACGTCGGTACGATCGGAACCTGTAGATAAGATAAGAAAATAGGGGTGGCAACTACGTTTAGGCATCTACGGTCTAAACAGGACGAACGAGGCTCACCACAAGATCGTGGCGGAGTGATGCGTAGCTGCCGGAGAGTTAGTGTAAAGCTTCTCTCGAATGAGAAGCTTGTATGAACACACATGAACAATGGTCACTTTAGTGTTATAGATCTCTGTGAGTATGAGAGAGCTTATTCGTCTCTTTAGGGTTTTCTCATAAGATGGTTTATATAGGACGGAGTCTCACTAATCGAGGGATCTTATTCCCTGTGATCTTCTATTATTGGTAGTCTCCTTAATGGAGAATATCTCTAAGTCCATGAAATTAACCGAGAGAGTTTGTTTCCTTTTAGGATTCTTAATCGGTCGGCTGGGCTTGGCCGACTGACTGCTGTGGGCCCAACTTGTTGTTCAGGCAAGCTACTTGCCGGGCCAGACTTAGGTCGGCCGAAGGTTTTTCCACTACAGTATCAAAATAAATGATGTTTTATATTTGTAGATTTTATCTGAATATATGTTCACTTAGATGAACTTTAAAATTTAAAACATcatgtattttttttaataataaaatatcatttattttgatataaatcgaatattatttttatatatttataaatatatattttttgtttactAAATATTTTACAAGTAATATTATGAGAGAGAATATggttaatatatttaaataaatatctagaaaagtattataaatataattatataatgaaTATCCACTATGTAATTATTTAGTTTTGATTCATTAtccatttaatttgtaatatttactaCTATTCATATTGTATTCAAGATCTATAGAGATCTTTTATATAAAGAATGTTACATATCAAAGATTTATTTCTTACATTCTTTTTGTAGTATTATTTTTCTCTAATATTTTTGCTCTCGTTCAATTCGTAGTTATTGGTTCTTAAGTATGTCTTATTTTATCTTAAATACTTTACTCTTATTTAGCAACACAAACAACAAGCACATGAAAGAGGCTTAGTTTTGTTACTTTTTGTATTTGGCTTGTATATAACATCGatgttaataaataaacaaataaggAATCTATGCAAAGGGTATCGAATCCATGTTATTTGTTCAACTATGTGTTTCTCTCTTTCATTTCATGATACACATCACTCAGATATTCTGTAACAATATTACCTTGTCATCCCTTTTCTCCACATTACTAAAAATCCATGGAAAAAATTGACATTTCCTGTGCATCAGAAGCTTCAACTACCATATGTTTGAGCATGGACCAGCCCTCACCTTCCTCGGCAGCTCATCTTGGCGGCCGAGCAATTGATCGACACAATCCGATAATTAAAGATGGAAGAAGGATATATGTTCCATGTACTTTCCAACTTCAGCCTCCCATTGATCCTAAACCTCATCATCTTCTCGATACTGACAACAAAAAGTCTTCTTCTTTGAAACGGAGTGACGAAAATAAGACCAAGAAGAAGAAGAACGTGCAGAAGCTAAGTATTGGCCATGGCGAAATCGATGATTACAAAGAGGAGAACTCTTTCAAGGAAATCGAGTTTACTAGCAAGAAGAAATGCATTACTCCTCCAGCTGTCTCGTCCAGATATTTGTTGAGTGAAAATATTGTTGATGGCTTATCTGAAAACAAAGAGGAAGATGGGGACGGCTCCTCGAAAATCGTCGAATCGATTTCGAAACGGTTCTCTTCTTTTTCCTCACTGTTCCGCAAATCCTTTAATCCGGATAGGCCTCCTTCAGTCCAGGTCTGTTATGTTCCTCTCTATAATACTTTGGGATAATAGCATTATAGGTACCTTAACTTTTACAGTTTCCAATTTTCTAGCTGAACTTTTAAGATTGTACGATTGCAGGCACATGTTGTGGTTTTGAGGGTCTCTCTTCACTGCAAAGGGTGTGAAGGCAAAGTAAGAAAGCATCTATCCAGGATGGACGGTACGTAGTATACAACAAACAAACACTACTCGGAATTTTTTAATTACCATTTCTGAGAaacatttattaacttaattactcAACTACACATATACATCTCCTCATTTCGGCTATATTTATATACTAATTGATGTCTCTGCAATTTGAAGCTTCAATGTGAAATCAGAGGTATATAATAAGAATGTAACTATCTGCTACTTGCTAAGTATACACTAACATATGCATATTACATATTGGTAGGCGTGACATCCTACAATATAGATTTTAAAGCAAAGAAGGTGACAATTGTAGGAGACGTAACGCCATTAAGTGTTCTTGCGAGTGTATCAAAGGTCAAGAACGCTCAATTTTGGCCCGAAAATTCGACCCTAGCTCCTCCTGCAGTCAATCAAGAAGTGAAGTGATAATCCTAAGGCCGTTTTCAAACTTTTCAAGAGTTTATTACTTTGTCTGCTATCAATTAATCTAATAAAGTCCAGAATGAAAGATCTACTAGTAGACTTGTATGTCGCAAATGATAATGTTTTTCAAATTCGACATCTCGAATCaacttaatttttatttttagatttcgtTTATGATCGATGTACTTATGTTAGATACAACTTAAACAATAAATGAGTTATTGGTTACTTGTGGTAAAAATTCTGATTTTGTTTGAAACACTGTTAATAGTACTCATCATTTTATATTGGTGTTAGAATCAGAATCTGTACACGTTTGCTTTTTGATCGAGGAAAGTGGTGCGATAAAGATTGATTCTCCGAAGGTGAAGTCTGGTTTCCATTGAAAAGTTGGCAGGTTGGCATATACTCGAATTTGTGAACCGATTAAGAGTGTAAATGGTATATATTCTTGTTCTTTATCATTTCATTAGCCGCCCATAGCCCATATCCTAGCATCCAATTCCCAACGCTTTTGCTAAAAGAAATGCCAGTGGGGTtgtttttcttatcaagtaatttcACTTTGCAACTCTTCGTACCTTTCAACATACAACTAATAAATTAAACTGTGATGGAAGAGTAGATGGAAAATAATTTGTTGTAAAAATTTGAAATATGGTCTACGTTAATTTTGATTGACTTATGTATATACAAGTGGGACATCTTGTCACGTACTTAGTGTTTCCCTCGACTAAGTAGTGCGGCACTTAGTTAGAATTGCCCTTGCAAAGTTAAGTCGGCCTTTAGAACTTTAGCGGAAGCCTTACAATAGCTTACGAACTCGGAAAGTAAGTTAGAATGTGAGAGAATGAGAGAGCTACGAAAATAATCTCTATTGCTAGGAAATGTGTGTTGTATGTATAAATGGGGGGTTCACCCCTTTATATAGCCTACCACTATTCTAGAGAATTCTATACAAGAAGATTCTAGAGAATGTACAAGAGTGTTCTAGAGAGTCTAGAAGCTCTAGAAACTGTAGGAAGCGTTCTACAATTGTGTGGAACCTTCCGGAGAAGTCTAGCCTAAGGCGGAGCCTTCTAGAGTCTTCCGGAGTCCGAACCTTCCGCAAGCTTCTGGAGCCTTTCCAATCCTTCTAGCCGCTTCTAGAGTATTCCGAGCCTCTCTAGTCAATTCCGTACCTTTCCGGATCCATCTCGAGCCATCCAGATAATTCTAGAATATTCCGGGTAGTTGAACCCGCGGAATGTGACAATCTGGCAAAACTATACATTCGGTCCCTAATATTTAGCTTCAAAAGCCAACTTCATTGGCATATTCCTCTTCACTAATGTCCGTAAAAATCGTGTGGATGTGCAATAACTAATAATATGCCGACATATGTTATTTACATGAATAAAAATTTCCACGTCAATTATTTCGAGTTTTTGATTAGCTTATACACTTATACCCAAACAAACAATACCCAAAATAAAGCACTTGACCGAATAAGCTCTAATATGGGGATTATGTTGGCTACTACATCGTCTGATACGACATCAATCTATCTACATGCTGATCATTCTTTGAGCAGATTCTTATCCCCAACATGAATATCACAATGTGGATCAATATCAGGAAAACCCACAAACCTGATAGATGATATGAAACTGATCTTCACGGTAAGGAAGACAGCTCCAAAAGAGATCACTCCAATCTGCAGAAAAGAAAATTCCTTGTGGCTAAAGAAACTGATACACAACAAGAACTAGATGATTGTTGCTTCCATGATTTCGATTTTGATGAGATATACTTATATCTAGGAGTTTCCTCACAGTGTTTGAGGGTTTGAAATCCTAAAAAGAGATAAGATTGGATTGGTTTTTTGGTTTTCCTAATTGGACCAATGCAAAACGAAAAGGAAATTTAAAAAACTAGAAAAATAAGATTAATGAACTTGAATTCTCTGCAATTTCATTCATAGCTTAGAAAAACTATTTGGAAAAGATAAGAGACCTTTTATAGAGATCTCAATACAACCCTAGACGTCATAATTCTAATTACATTAATAGAAAAATGAAATTAGAGACTGGTTTGTATAACACCAGAAAATGAAAAAATCAAAAAAagtacaagtggttttgataaaaGGACTAGCTACATAAAATGCCAAATTTCCGTAACTGTCGGTTTTTGCTTGCCCTCCAATTTTTATATGCACTTTTACTCTTCTAGAAAAATAACTGATAGAGATTAACTGCAGTagaaacttcttcttcaaaattgtaGATTACTTCACAAAATGCTCAAAAGTTGACTTGAGGTTTACTTTTTGATCCGGCCATGAGATGATGTTGCTACCATTGTAGAAAGCTTCACTAGACTATACCGAATTAAACTACAATACTACTCTTTTTTTTTCTTATAGTGAAATTGAAAATGACTATGTGACTTGTTTAGATTAAAACTGAAAGTAAGCTTATTTAATAGCTCATTTTCTTAGGCTCAAACCATCCATACACCTTCATTAAAACTTACTAAGACATAATGTAACTTGTCTGAATTGAAATGAACAAGAAAAATGCACTGCATAAAACTACCCCACATGATAGTCATTTTCTAGGTTTTCTAGCTATTTGATCACACATTTTATTCTAGAATAGATAATAGCTAAAATTGACTTCACTAATCGACTCGCAGCATCATTTTCAAGTTAAATGCACTTTTGAATCGACTAAATCCATCAAGAGATGTAGAAAGTAGAAAATACCTAATTACTATAAACTTGAACTTCGCCAAACCCTAGCGAATTTGAGAAGAGATGTAGAAAGTAGAAAATACCTAATTACTATAAACTTGAACTTCGCCAAACCCTAGCGAATTTGAGTGTTTCTTCTCAGAAGAAATTCCGCCTAATTAAGTATAATGTCGTTGTAGAGGATGACTTTCTGATCCGCCGATTTCTTCTCCTGCCTCAGggatgtgaattgcatttttgtcttTCAAACCTTCTTCAACTCCAATAAAGCCCTCAAGGTTTGCAAGAGAGACATTGTGGTCCTTCAACTTCCCTCGATGTATTATGTCATCCTTTCCTACAGTTCCCTTCTCTTCACCAATTAGCCTTGAATCAATTCTGGCCATAGTTCCGGCGATCAGTTTCGGTCCGGTCTGCTTCAATTTTATCTTAAACATTTCAAAGAAGGTCTTTGCAGCCAGCTTTCCCAAGACAGTTCCTTGTTGCTCAAATCTCTTCTTTCCTAGACTTGTCTTAGCTacattctttttctttttgattgtcTTGCTTTTGAGCTCAACTCTAAAACTCACCAAGCTCTGATCATCTCTTGGCAGACAGGCTTCATGAAACAAGCAAGTTCACCAAAACCAACTAAAGGAAACACTATAATTGAATACTCTTCTTTATATTCAGTTTAGCTAACTCGGACCGAACCCAAATGCAAATTTACTTATATGAATCCCTTATAGAGAAGCAACAAGTCTCATGAACAACAATGATTGTTGGCAAACTGAAGTTGCTTCAAAAACTAATTGTTTATTCTAAGTTTTCAAAATTCAATCCTGAAATTAATCTTCCTGCTATTTTGTGGGTGTCTAATATTTTGAAAGAAAAAATTTTTCTTATTGAAGTGAAACTGAGACTTGAAAGAGATTTAGAGAAGTGTGTTTTGGATTTTGATGGATATTATAAGATGGGTAGCTTAGAATTTGTTAACCTGAAGAGAGATTGAGGTATCATGGTTTTATTGGAGGAGGGAATTCGATGAAAGCTAAATATGTTATGGCAAAATATTGAAGAGTCAAAATTGGATAGCATTTTGGTTCATGCGTTCATTGCTTTTGGTCTCAAACTAGTCCGAAGGTCTCTCCGTTGGACGAGAGGGTATAATTTTAaacatttattatattttatatttaagaaggttacattatataatatatatgagctataagtttttcttttattttctttaaaGTTTTTCTTTAATATTGTTAAACAAAATATAACTCACATTAatgaaaaaattaaaaatttaatgtTACACCCTAATATATGATACATACATACGTACATGGATACATTTATCATTTACTATAAGCATGATGTAAAGTAAAATTTATTGTGacatattttttaatatatatggaATTGTACacgtaaataaaataaatataagggtctactaatataaattattaaatttaaataaataattatatattgagGGTCTAATCATAATTTTACAAAACATTTCCTTCCTTATCTTCTGTaacttcaaaaaaataaaaaaataaaaagagatgAAAGAGAGAAACCAAAGTGAAGGGAAAAGGAGAAGAGGAAGAGAGAAGGGAGAAAGATTAGTAGGGTTTTGGAAAGACAAGGAAATTTTAGTTTCCATTGTATCTGTACGGTATGAATTCAATTTTAATGTAGAAATCTGAAATCTTCATCAATTGTTTTGTTTGTAATAAGTGATCATAGTATTATAAGGTTGTGGTTCATTGACTACTTTTATTGGACTGATGATATGCCTTTAAATTTTTCGGATTTATAACTTCCGATTTTTGAATTTTCATGTTCTTGTATTTAATTGAGTTATAGAGTCAATTGATTGATTTATAATTTTAAGAATGAAGTAGAGAAGCTATTTTGTATAACTCAGACTCCTCTTTCCCATGTGATTTTTGGCACAGATTGTTCGTCATAGTATATGTATTTTAAATGTATAGAACGATATGTGTTTCTAATTTCATATTCTTTAAGCAACTTGTCAATTAGACCTCTATTGTTTAAGTTATGTATTTTTGAATGGCAAAAGGTCAAATTGTAAATTCTAGGCAACTATTATGCTGATGTTCGGTATATCGTGATGCTTTTTTACCTTGAAAAATTCGACTATATGACATTTATTCAATAAGTATGGAAAGCCCTATGTGTCTAATTTATCATTCATTAAATTGATTGACAATTGCATGCCAATTGGTTTTCTATAACTTCACTTATGAAGTTTTAAATTCTAGTATATCATGGTATATAGGAACTTCGTGACTTAGAAAAATTATAGATAAAGAAATATACTTTCAATAGCTAAAATTGATTTATAGATTGGTTTATGTTATGAATAAATGAAAAATATTTTAGTGAAGGTACTCACTCTGAAATTTTAGGTTGGTATAAGTTTGTTGTTAAATGGAATGGTGTGCATTCAATATGACACTATATAGTTTAGGTGACATTTCATGCACTCATGATATCATATATATGTGGGAAAGATAGTAGTTATTGAAATTTCTATAACATTACTAAATGTTATAGGTGAAGGAAATCGAGAGGACGATGATATTTGAGACCGTTGAGTTTTAGATGTATTTTGAAGGAAGTAAGTACCTTGTATAAGATACAATGAAAACAAAGATTTTCTaataaatcattttttttaatcACTTCTAATAAACTGTTAACTTGAGTGTTTCTTTAGGAGTAAATTATTATGTTCGTTCAATGATGTTTTATATGATGCTATGAAACTATTTTGGGGTTTGGTAAACATCTATTACGTATCTATTTATTAAATCACAAGATACTATCAATTTGTAAAAACCTCTGACATATTATAACTCGCGAGTGGACTCCACCTTTATCATTTAAATGATTGATTGACATGCTCATACTTCGCATTCGAAATAGTTAGCTCCACATGCCTTATCTGTTAAAAAAGTGGATACAAATAGCGTATGTAACACAATTTCGTTAAATATTGTGAACGAAATTTTCTGATTGGACGTGAGCTTAGTGTCCGCTAAAATATAGTTGTACATTATCAGCATTTCCGTTACTAGACTCCATATGACGCCGTTTTTCATTTTCATTGCTTCTCCTTTGTTTTTCTTCCCCGACGATCCTTTTAGCGACGAAACCACTCTCCTGTTAATCGCTCCCATCCCCCTAAGATCTCCAACAACGATACCCTCAAAAATTCTGCAGATCATTTTGGTTATTCTCTCCTCTCCCGAACTTCTATGTATCTCCTCTCGCCATAAGGTTAGTAATTTATATGCAAATGATGATTCCTTCTTCTTCCCCAACTAAGTTTCATTGCATAAATTCGTTTAGTTGGTTATTCATTTTCTCTTGAGGGTATGGATTTGTAATTTCGGATTGGTTGAAAATTTCGACTGAGATTCGAACTAGAGTTTCGAAAATGTAATTTTagattttttatttaaattattttaaattttataaTGAAATATATTGGATAGGAATAACCAGAGTTGAGAAATCAATATTTTCCCAAATTAATATTAAATTTGTATAAAATACATCCATATAAAATGTATTttcattttatattaaaaatatatagagaTCAAATGCATCGATTAATTTAGATCGATCCTAAGACAACGTCCGAATATTACTCTAGTTACTAGTTAAATTGCATATACAAAGAGTAGATACTCCTTTTACACACTATACACAACACCGAATGGTTGAGGTTGATGTGTAAACACTATAATCAACACTCAACAAGTTCCAAAGGTCCTCTATCATTTTCCTCTGAAACCCATTTTATCATCCAATCATTATATTATAACAGAATACTTTCCTTCAAATTTTATCTCCTCCGATCCATATCCGTCAAATTATATAGCAA
This genomic interval carries:
- the LOC139882827 gene encoding protein SODIUM POTASSIUM ROOT DEFECTIVE 1-like, giving the protein MEKIDISCASEASTTICLSMDQPSPSSAAHLGGRAIDRHNPIIKDGRRIYVPCTFQLQPPIDPKPHHLLDTDNKKSSSLKRSDENKTKKKKNVQKLSIGHGEIDDYKEENSFKEIEFTSKKKCITPPAVSSRYLLSENIVDGLSENKEEDGDGSSKIVESISKRFSSFSSLFRKSFNPDRPPSVQAHVVVLRVSLHCKGCEGKVRKHLSRMDGVTSYNIDFKAKKVTIVGDVTPLSVLASVSKVKNAQFWPENSTLAPPAVNQEVK